Within the Miscanthus floridulus cultivar M001 chromosome 17, ASM1932011v1, whole genome shotgun sequence genome, the region GGGataaaaacggatcggatacggatggatatcaccgatattatatttgtttttatatttttgttcGGATTTGGATTCAAATACGGGtaatgtcaactatgtcggatatgatacgattggatatcgacatcataaatatgcgatttgagtattcggatacggatacggtatcggatgttggatattcggactcggatacggacagatctcaacccctctaaacggattcgatttcgaatatgatcggaaaatatccgtaccgttttcatccctattcgCACCGGAACCAGAGtagctcttttctttttcttattgagAATGACAGGAGATGCATAAACAAAAACACGTGGTGTacctctcttttcttttcttattggCAGCCTTGAGATGATCAGAATTCGCAACGGCATGCGTGATTTCATCATTCGCCGTATATAGTTGAGTTAGAGCAACTCTAACAGATTAGCCAAAATAATTATCCAAATTTAGTGATTTAGCTATTCTCTAAAATGAATCTCACTTAAAAAAAACTAGACTACTACAACAAATTATCTAAATTGAGACGCATGGGGTAGGCTATCCAAAAGTAGAGAGCGAATGAGGTGGGATAGAGAGCTGTTAAATTTGGAGAGTCGTTTACAGAGTCTGTTGGAGACCTTTTTCTGTTAATAATAGTCAAATTTACCTTTAGAAAATGATTTGGCTAACCttggcgattttttttttttgctatttttcatTCAAGAACCATCTAATGTATGAGGTAATAATGACTAAAATTAATTAGTACTGCCTTTAttataaattataagacgttttgacttttctaaatatatggtttttattatgcatttagatatatagtatgtctagatatatagtaaaaatgaTGCATCTAAAAAAGTTAAAAtaccttataatttgaaacgaaggAAGTATTATCGATACACGACATCTCAGATTACTTCAAACAAGTAGGTACAATACCATTTGCAAGTAATATATTGATACAAAAGATGAACATAAGATCTATGATATTTCATTAACTTGGAAGACAACGTTAGGGGTTCCAGATAAGGATGGAAGCGGACATGGGTGTGTACCAACGAAGTATGCAATAGGGGGAGGCACCCCCAAAAGCAATTATGAACCATTATAGTATCCGTAAAGTTCATTGTAACCAAATTGTATCTCAAAGCCCAATGTCATTTCAAATCCCATATTCATGTAGCTAGGACTACACAACAATATTTTACTAAGAGTCAAATACACTGATAGCCCTTAAACTCATATGGGTGTGTCATTTAGATCCACAAACTTGTTACAATTCTATGACCCACATATTGATTTTCGGATCACTATAGATCCACAACACTTCGTCAGTGCTACGTACCTTGCTTATGTGGCACACCAACGTGGTATGTATTTTTGCAATGGAGGAAAGATAGGGGAGGGAGAGAGGTTTGAGAACTAGTGTGGAATCCAACTCATTTAAGAACAAAAATATGTATATAAAGTTGGCGATATAGACACATCTTAGTGCACATAAAGATAGTCCTATCTTCACAAGATAGGAATTGGCTGAACAAAAGTGATTTTTGTGTGTGGAATGATGAAGGTTGTGTGGCCAAAATTATGGCATTATCTAGACTATGACCAAGAGCATTTAGGTTTTTGTCCCAAAATAAACTTTTAGGTTTAAATGATGTTAACTAGATCATGTTTTATTCAGAGGGATCACTAACCTTGGTTCTGAGTCCAATTGCAACGCTATGAGGATTGACAGGCGCTTATGGTGGGCACTTATCGAACGTTAGCGACCATGGCAATGAGACTCTTTACGTCTTATGGATGGCGGCCTTCATTGTTTTAGAATTGGGTCTAGAGTTATTTTTGTCATAAAAGCTTTATTTACCCAGAGATCTTGAGTTGTAATAAGTTGTATGATTCCTCTTCATGGGAAATTGGGGATAAAATCGAGTACTACTTTCCATTATTTATAAAAGGCTTTGGACCCAAAATGTTAACcatatcattttttttcttccaacACACTGTCATACTAGGAACTTGTTACATGGGTGTCCTTAGGGCATGTACcgctaaggctggacgaaaaactcgaagctcgttagctcgcttggctcgtggctggctcgactcgactcggctcggctcgttaagataacgagccgagccaagccaagattttagctcgttagctataacgagccaactcgagccagctcgcgagccgctcgcgagctaaacgagccaagcttccaggaaaaaaagtatcatttaaggtagttagatgcatgaatactatagtattttattatactgGTATATATGTTAGCgcatattatttttttattcaatttaaggttgttagattcatttcttttgtattattattattctcaaactttagataaatgcaaatattatattttatgtattttttatacctgactCACGAGCTTaatgagccagctcgagcttttaacgagccgagccgactttctggctcgttaggataacgagccgagccgagctagctcgttatcttaacgagccagaacgagccgagcccaaacgagccgagccggctcgttatctAGCCTTATGCACCGCCCAACAAGCATCTAGGAAATTCTCTTACCGCTATGTCTACACACATTAGAGCATAGCACAAACTGACGCAACGGTTTAGCTTCTCTCTAACAAATAAAATCACTATACCTATACCACACAGCAGAACCATCTTTTCTCTCTTTTGGCAGCTTAACATCTACTGGGGAGGGTCATTTTTTATTTTCTTGGTTCCTTCTCTCTCTGACACCTGTACTTGCTCCTATTTTAGCTTTTCTTACCTTATCATGCATGCAGTGGGCTAGCTCTACATTTAGACGCATTTGGGCTTCACTCTACACACTGTGACATGCGATGCCTGCACTATAAGTTTTGGGAGCGGCGCATGTTCAGGAACCGGTGCTCACTCAATAAAAAATATTTTGTTTGCTGCAAGTACTGGGTGCTTACATGTCTCTGGCTCTCTGCTCACATCGACGCCGGTACTACTCCTTCCTTTTCTTATTTGCATATTGGGTGTTAGAAGTGATGCTCACCACTGCAGCTCAACGAGAGCGATGTCAAAAATGTATGGTGGGATCCGGTTTAATTTCTAGCTTCACTCAACACTGCGGATGGCCTTAGAGGAGCTAGCAAGTTTAGTAAGACAAGAGTTGCACATGCCCTTATGACCACAATTTCACCCCATGTATCTATGAGACTAACACAGTTTTGGTCTAGATAGTTCAAATGCCTTTCTTCAACGATTTTGGGGAATTGCGATTTGTCCCTTGAAGATTGCTCAGCTCCCCTCCACTTTGCTTCTTGGACTCGAGCCAAGCAAGCTGCTACTCCCAGTCGGTCCCTCCTCCGTTCCCGTTCATTCACCACGTGACGCCATCTGGGCCCCACCGTTGCCCGTCGCCTTCCGCGTGACGTCACTCCCCCATGTGCGCGGGGTCCTATATATACGGGCCTCCCCCACGTCCTCCGCCCCGGATCTTGACGGCGACCACACTACCAGGGTTCACGCCGTGAACTAGTCGTCCGTCGTCGTAGCGGCAGCTAGCGCGCTAACCACACACACACCGGCACACGCCCGCCCCCTGCAATCCCAAGTCCCAACCAAGGACATCGATCTCCGGCACATGCAGGGAGGCGGCGGCGTGAGCTGCGCGGTGGCCGGCGAGGCGCCGACGCCCAGCCGCGCGCCGCACCACCACCGCGTGGGCGCCGGCGGGCGCCTGGGCCTGACCATCGACCCGGCGGGCGGCGACGACGGGGAGGCCCCCGCGGAGCGGATCGGGCGGCTGGTCCGCGAGAGCCCCGTGGTGATCTTCGCCCGGCGCGGGTGCTGCATGTGCCACGTGATGCGGCAGCTGCTGCAGGCCGTGGGCGCGTACGCGACGGTGATCGAGCTGGAGGAGGCCGCCGAGGAGGCCGCGgcgtcggccgccgccgccgccgctgtcccCGCGCTGTTCGTGGGCGGCTCGCCCGTCGGCGGGCTGGACGGCCTCATGGGGCTCCACCTCAGCGGCCTCCTGGTCCCGCGGCTCCGGGAGGTCGGCGCGCTCTGCGGCTAGCCCGAGGCGGCGTCGCCGGACGGCCGGAGCGCGCGTGGCGGCGCGTGCATCCGTCGTCacttgctgctgctggtggtctCTGTAGATACACGGGTACGTTACGTTACGTAATTTAGCGGAAGTCGAGGGGGTTGGAGCGAAATGGCCGTGTAAGTGACGTTAATAAGACGTCTTTGGTTGTTGCTAGCTGTACTGGAGTGTAGTTTTTCTGTGCTTTGCTGTGGTGGGGCTAAAGTTGAGGACTTATGTGAGAAATGTCTGGGTCTAATGTAACTAAATACGTTTTTCCTGCACAAGTTTGTTAATTGCGTCTCAGCTGGTTGGTTCTCCTCTGCTCTCTTGGCCAGTTGGGTGTGTGACCATGTGATTATTGCATCATTTTCCCACGTTAATACTTTATGCGTGTTTGTATGTGTGACTGCAATCGAAAGGgagttgaaaaaaaaaaactaaggaaGGGAATTCAAAATGGAAAAGTGTACTCCGATCAGAGAAGGTATTAAACGAGGACGGTGGTGGGTGGCGTAGACGTCACCGGGTCGAGTGAAGACGACTCAGCATATGCACGCTCACTTAAGGCAGGTAGTGTGGTTTGTCTTACGTCTCTCTGCAAAACTGAACAGCTTGTTTTTCTTTAGAAAAAGCACACGAAGGAAGGTCTCTGTGCAAATTGAACCTGTCCATCTTTTCCGGGCAGCCAGGCGTGCATGCCTTGCCGGCGCAGTGGCCGCGCCCCATCTTACGACAAGGAATTAATGGGGCGGCTCGAGTGGACTAAAATGCCAAGGTAAGCTAAGGGCCTCGCTCACAATTAACCAGCTAACAATTAGTTGTAGGCCTCCAATTTGACCTGCATGCCAACTCATTCATTCATAGTATGCCGACTGATCGATCGCCAAAACAGAGTGGAACACAGATAACCACTGAACCAGCAGCCCAGCATCCGTACACCCTACGGCAGCAGTCAGTTTATTTAACTAGTAGTGGAGAAATCCTCCTCGTCTCGGAGAGAAGCTAGCAATTAACAGCGGACGCTGTAAACGTACGTACACGTAACTCATTCTTCTTGATCACAATTATTATTAGCAAACGTAACTATCCGCGTCGATCCCGTGACACGCATGTACGTACGCGCCGCGCGGCTACCCAGCCCAGCCCCCAGCTGCGGCGGGACACTGCTCTCCCGTGCATGCGCGTCCAACGCAAGTTATGAGCACGCAAGCCGACGACGACGCCCGAGAAGCAGAAGCGGCTAGCCTCAGGCCTCAGCCAGTCAGCCGCACCTGTTTGTACGCATGCCGCCGGGCCGGATTCCTCGCTCGGTCAAGAGGAGCTCGCTCGCTAGCGCAGCCTCAGCCAGTCAGCCTGCATTGTACTATTGGCTCACTCCCTGCACCAGCACCGTACTAACATCGTCAAGTCAGCGGCGCTAATGTACGTGTCTAAAGTGATCCATCCGATGAGAGCTTGTTCGTGAGAACGCAGGGAGGGAGCCAGCGAGTGCCGTCTCTGCTCTCCACACTCCACTCCACCGGTCACCGGTCTTCCTCTTCCGGTTCACGCTCCCTATGTCTCTAGTGGCCTAACAAGCTTTGCCCTGCACGCGCTGCTGCTCTCCTAGGCCGCCGAAAACACAGAGGTACATGCAGGACAGGGGACGAAGATGCGCTGAAAGGCTCACCGACGAAGATGCGCTGAAAGGCTAACCGTACGTCACCGGGGCATGCAGCCGGGGCCCGATCAGTGGCCCAACTAGTATGACTCAACTGGTTAAGGCACTGCTGGGCCGGGGCCCGATCAGTGGCCCAACTAGTATGACTCAACTGGTTAAGGCCCGCGCCATGAGCGACCTTCCCCACTTGGCGACTTTGGAGAGTTTGCAGGCTATTACTATTcgcttttttttttgtgtgtgaatTCAAAATATTTTGCTTGCATCTGTTAGCATTTTACTCACACACGCACACATAACATAAAATAGCTCCTGTAGGCTTTAGTTGTCCAAAATATACGCCCATTCATGGACATGCTTGATGATTGAAGGTTGACGCCATGACAATTGACGTTGCTCCGCCTCCCATGGTGGAGTACTGAATTTAAGTAGAAATCACATGACGTTGCCAGTGGCGGAGCTCGTCAATTTTGGCGCCTAGGGCCACTATCAAAATATATATACCGCTCGCAACGAGTTAAAATACAACCCGCACCGGGACTAATACCGATAAATAACAAAACTAGCTTATAAATACATAAGTTTAGATGATATCTCAATTTCATGCCTTAATACCACaatataattgatgttagtgccTAACTAATTATATAACTTGGTTCACATATCTTCCTTTTTGGATAACTATGACCTTTTGGTTGGTATAGACTCCTAGAAAAATAAGCTCTTCTAACTGCATCCCTAATGTTTGGATCCATTTGCTCAATTGGTATCCGAAGCCCAGGATCAGCAACAATGCCATCGGCATTAGAAGTAACGGGGGGATCATTTTGCAGATCATTTGCATTGCTAGGTGGTTCTTCTGCTGTTCCTGGTTCTTCAGCAACCTGTGCTTCTTCTACTAATTTCAATTGTGCTTGTGCAAATGGTTGGGTTTGTGACGTTGGTTCTATAATTGGCATAGGAGCTGGAGTAAAAAATTAATTTAATGTCCTGATCCTCTTCATTGAATTCCTACTAGATCGGGATAAGTTCTAGTACATTAGACCTTAGAAAGTGAGAATGGGGAATTACCACGCTTAGGAGTTGCAATTAGAATTGTGACTGCAAGACTGCAACGTGCGGCCTCTGGCACTGGCAGTCTGGAGGGCGGCGGCCGTCCTGGCTTGCGGTGgcagctgcctgcctgcctggctGCCTCTGCCTGCGGCGGTGCGCCTGCCCACGCGGCCACCGGACCTGCGCGGACCTGCGGGCTGCCGTCTGCAGCCAGGCGAGGACGGGgccgctggctgctgggcagcagTGGCGCGTCGCGCGCAGGGCGCCCCTCGGTGGGGTGGCAGAGCACGGGCGGACGGTGggggccgggccgggcggcgcCGCCAAGGGTTTGGAGTCTCGGAGAAAAGCAACGAGGTCGCGGACGGGCGCGGACGATGCGGCGCTCGCGAGTCTGCGTGCCTCCTTCCCCTCTCTCTGCTGGGCCGGCATCGAACACATGGCCCAACGCCTAGGGCCAGGCCAGGAAAACACATGTACTATAAAGAGTTTTTTGGGCCGCGCCTAGGGCCGTGGCCCTAGCCCAAAATCTGCCCTTAGATGTTGCTCATGCCATTAGTTGAATAGAACATCTGCCAGACATTCTCGTTGACATGCTGTTCGTAAAACTTCAGCATGCATAGAGGGCCTGTTTGGCATACCTCGTAACAGCTTcacgagtttttttttttgcaaacactCATTTCTAAAATAGCTTTATGGTTGAAGTTGTTCTTCTTCTACTCTCACGAAAACATGAGTTGGGATCAAGTTGGAAAAAGTAGTTTATCCTAGCTTCATCTCCCATATGTGGGCCCCACTGTGCACAAAAGAATACTTTtgtccgagagagagagagagagagagagagagagctgaagGAGGCGTGGCCGGCCGGGGGCTGCTGCCCAGCGTGGCTCACGGCTGCTGGGGGAGGCCACCGTGGGAGGCGCGGCGAGGTGCTGGGGGAGGCCGTCGCCAGGGCGCACGGCCGCCGGTGGAGGCCGCCGTGGGAGGTGCGGGCAGTGCCGCCGCCAAGCCCGCCACTAGACGCCGCCCGACGCCAAGGCACGGGGCGCAGCCCGGGCACGCGGACGCCCGGGGAAGAAGACGTGTGAAGGGAAGAAAAAAAATCCGTGAGAAAAATAGAAGGAAAAAAAATAAATAGAGGTATTATAGTCATTTTATTCATTGTTCCATCATGTGAAGGTTTTTTTGCCAAACATTTGTTCCAAAACATCTCAGCTTTAACAAGAAAGCTGTTCATGAagctattttgcaaaaaaaaaacggCTTATATAGGGAAGCTGAGCTGTGCCTGACGGGGCAAAGTGGGAGTTTTCCTGCTATGATGTCGTCCATTGTACGATGCTCATCTCCCATTGTTTCCTAGTGTTGTAAAGATGTTCATCTGATCATCTCTTTACTAACTCTTTAGATTAGCATTTACTCATTGTGTTGCTAAATCTGTTAAGAATGTGCATTTGTTTGGGAATTCCGATCCTTCCACCGAGTATACTCTTTTCCTACTCATCTGCGTATGTTATTTTTAGGGTATTTCAAGAATGTGCAGCCTACTCAATTTACAATCAAAGCAAGGTGTGGTTCCATATCGTTGTTATTGGATACTTTGATGAACGAGgtcaacttttttttttggtaaCCGATAGGTATTGGATACTTTGATGAAGGAGGTCATCAACTTTTAATTTGTCTAACCGATAGACATAAAGAGCTGATTAAACACAAAAGTTTTTACAAATGATTTTTTAGTTTCTGCATGCTTTTGCTTATAATCATGTGGGGCTGAAAAGCAATTTGGACAGAGCTTATCAAAAGAAGATTTTGTCCAGTCGTACTTGGGGTTGGTTTGTAAGGAGAGGCTGAAGGTTGAAGATGAACTTTGAGCCGCCCTGAACTTTCATCCCAGATCTGTAATTGGGCTTCTTGCATGATGCATTGCATCTGTAATACAAGCTAAACTTGGGCACAATTTGCTGGATGATCAGTTACGATTGGACAACCAAAGGCAACTATTTCTTTTTCTCTACCAATTCTGCCATCTTGGAGCATCGAATGTGATTAGAGAATCATAAGAAGTTAAAATCTTGCCCGCTAGATGTAAGAAATGCACCCACTCTGTACTGTGGTGTAGTTCTCCTTTAACTTAAATTTGGTTTTATGTTATTCTCATGAAAACTTAAATTTGTTTTTATGCTATTTCAGTTCGGCTCAAAATCGAATGGACACTATATATGAAATTCAGCCCATTAGTGTAGTCTTAGTCTTACTTCACTTATGAGTCTAATTAAGATAGTTCTTTAGGACCCTACATAACTATTCATTATATTGCAGCGCGTTTCCCTTTTTCCTACCGATGTCATTACCTCCATGGTTCCTACTTTAGACCTGTGCTTTACATGATTGATTTTTTTCGGTGCCACAATGGCCATTGATAGAGTAGGCTACGAGATTATTAGTTTAGATGAGATGCACCATTAATCCATTATGCATAATATATAAAATGTTTTGTCTTCACTTTCTCTATGATTGAATCTAAACTACCGTATAATTTTTCAATGGGTGATTTTTTTGGGTTAAAACTACTATAATTTTGGTCTTCTCTCGCTCTCCTGAAGGTAGCTTTGTTATATGTTTTTCTCATCTATCTCCTTACTTTTTTttaatggaacagcaggggtcaAGATACCTACTGAAATTTATTCAAAAGGAGAACAGCTTTTACAAAGTACAATCAAgaaacaaaaaaagtcaaaaagAAAATTGCTAGGATTACACATAAGCTTCGAGCCATTAATCTAAGTAAGGGTGAAAACTAGCTTTTGCTCTCAGACTAACTAGAGAATATTCTTGCCTGAAGACTAGCTTACGTCTTGttgggtcgagatggcggaccagagagggtgaatagtcattttctaaaaaattaatcgcgtcggctaaccgaaacaaatgcggaattaagactagcggtctagccaagactacgctCTTCTATCTAAGTTCATAAGCACATAAAAAGATTCTAATTAGGTAGCAAAGGTgcagggctagctagagctcacctaacaattctagtttataaggtcacacaaacttatgcaactagtacttcaagcaacccgggaagctcctacacaatccagtaagcaaaagcacaaagcttctaagatcactagcaatgctcaataacaaggctatataagccaaattagagagcgcaaatcacttagctacataaactaagcaatgtaactaacaaggctactcaaggCAAATTAgttatgcaagggagctacttctctatgctacataagcaagaaggtaactagcaaactacacaagtcaactaattacaagagcagctacaaaagcacaatgtatatgaaagtaattacaagcttgtgtaaggggaatgcaaaccaacgtgaagaacaatgttgacatggtgatttttctcccgaggttcacttggttgccaccaaactAGTCCTCGTCGTGTCGACcgtgctcacttggtggtttggcggctaattggcatcactcgccaaacccacacgttgggcaccgtaagaacctaccccaaaagtgagggtagctcaatgacacgctcaactagagttgctcttcgcgatccccacgggatgagcacaatacccctcacaatccttctctggagcaccgcacaatcttcttgcgtgcttcgacggagccacaagccaccaagccatctaggaggtggcaacctccaagagtaacaagcaccaccggcttgcaacacgaacacctagtgccactcgatgcaatctctcaacgcaacacactagaatcactcactagcTATCGATTTGCAATctagcaagcacaagtgagttagaaggctcccaagcactatcaagattggacacaaagtccccttaggtgctcaacctcagccatGGCCAAGatacccttctatttatagcccaaagACCAAATATAGCCATTATACTTTTTCTGCTCATCgaccagagcaccgcacaatcttcttgcatgCTTCGATAGAGCCACAagtcaccaagccatctaggaggtggcaacctccaagagtaacaagcaccaccagcttgcaacacgaacacctagtgccactcgatgcaatctctcaatgcaacacactagaatcactcactagcTATCGATTTGCAATctagcaagcacaagtgagttagaaggCTCCCAAGCACTATCAAGCATGGAAAcaaagtccccttaggtgctcaatctcagccatggccgaggcaaccttctatttatagcccaaagATGAAATATAGTCGTTATACTTTTTCTGCGCATTGACCGGGCGCAATGTGcagagaccggacgcgtccgatcgcatgcGTCCGGTAGCTCCGATGCCGCCATGTGTCATGTCCATTTAAAAATTGCCATTGGCGCGCTcacacacttgaccggacgcgcctcCTCAATATGACTAGACGCTCCTCTGCTAGTGTCCGGACGTGGTCAAAATCCACACCGAGAGTTCCTGAGGCCaatcagacgcgtccgatcactcatgACCAGATGCGCCACTACGTCCGCTCCTCCTCAACTCAAGGACAACGCGCCACATCACAATGACCTGACATTGAATAGTGAATTGCCAGCATCCAGTCCTTCTCCCtttcagcgtctgatcgagtctGCTCCTCTGCCTGTGCCTCGGGTCATATGACCAGACGTGTTTGGTCATCCCGGACCCTGCGTCTGGTCACTACGACCACTCGTTACTTTCACTTCTCACGGTGCGACCTTTCACTTGATCAAAAAAGCAAGCATGCAGCCACACATTTCGTCTCTTTGGCTTAGAGTGCATGCAATGCTTGTCTATTTTTACCCTTCTCAAAGTGCATGCAATGAAAGAGAAACTGAGCACACACAAGACTCCCTCTCTCTTCTTGCAATGCAAGTTTGCTCTCCTACATTCACTATAGCACATATTTCTTCTCCATTAAcatcacctttgcaaatgtgccaatactgccaagtgtacaccatcatgtgcaagtgtgttagcattttcacaaacatttgtcaaaggattagtcactcaatttaccacgccactcgatcctagcaatgatgcaaagttagatcactcgagtggcactagatgaccgatatgcaaacaagtttacccctcttgatagtacggccatctatcctaaacccggtcataaacttctctacacacctatgaccggtgaaatgaaaatgCCCTATAAATATACCTTTgc harbors:
- the LOC136517680 gene encoding glutaredoxin-C7-like produces the protein MQGGGGVSCAVAGEAPTPSRAPHHHRVGAGGRLGLTIDPAGGDDGEAPAERIGRLVRESPVVIFARRGCCMCHVMRQLLQAVGAYATVIELEEAAEEAAASAAAAAAVPALFVGGSPVGGLDGLMGLHLSGLLVPRLREVGALCG